A window from Streptomyces subrutilus encodes these proteins:
- a CDS encoding non-ribosomal peptide synthetase: MAIHDRGPLPLTPPQNGVWFAQQLDPTRLDYTIGEYLEIRGTVEPGLLAEAVRRTVAETGSLCVRFAEEDGVVRQVPAGPPPSRMDTVDVTGCPDPDGESERLMRAELARPMDLATGDIARHLLVRTGPRTYRWMQAYHHVVADGVTGSMLARRTAEVYSALAAGAPVPTADLAPWERIVAEEEEYARSGRLAEDREFWRAKLAGAPGPASFTGSEPARPSGTAVRVSGELDPADARTLREAARRYGTRWSALVMAAAAAHLHRAGGGDDVVLGLPVTGRTTADARRTRGMFSKVLPLRLTVTDGMPVGELVRRTSAGIKEALRHQRYRIEELRGGAGAEGGASGAAGAASGPGLWAASVNLMSFDYELSFAGAPASAHNLSVGPVEHVSLNVYDRGGDSPLTVQAEGDAADTGRDELDALRVRFTRFLVALAAADADATVGSLPFLTDGDRARLAVFGDGGAAPVPASDRLPLHALFERAAARTPDAVAVVCAGEEVSYRQLDSWAQDIADRLGPDVPPGTPVGVCVERSPAMVAALLGVLKAGGCYVPLDPALPRERIAYVVADAGLRTVVAQPGTRERLPGELPSVVHAGARSAGGPGGRGVRVPADSAAYLLYTSGSTGAPKGVAVPHAAAADFVRGHLALAGVAPAPAPGADGDADRSPERFLGFASLSFDVSVLDVFGALLSGSALVLATDAERVDVDRLQALLAGHAVSVADLPPALLPLLDPAALPALRFLSTGGEAPSGDAVDRWAVDGREVWNAYGPTEAAVSVTMHRVAPPSHGRIPPIGRPMANHRAYVVDRGLRLLPPGATGELCVAGEGLAHGYAGRAALTADAFVPDPFSGVPGARMYRTGDLVRWSQGGELEFLGRVDRQVKINGHRIELGEIEAALGRQPSVGQAAVVVHEAPGGTRRLVAFVAPPSGGPAPEGGPLKDALALTLPRYMVPHTFVALDRLPLTASGKVDRARLDVPEPAVRADRPRRAYTAVETELAALFSEALGLTAAPDDNFFELGGDSITALGLTSRARAHGFSFTLRDVFAHKTAAALAAAVGGPRRGADAADTGPAVEDHGTFPATPVMRWLLDGPGPVGRFSQSMVLTLPEGADDGALVRVLRSVVDRHAALRLTVAAGPEGPLCTFGAPGSVDVSRLYGTAVVAAAGDPGHAADVDRAVRRAEAALDPSAGVVLRAVRLRTGDGPGLLLLCVHHLAVDGVSWRVLTADLAAAWDALAAGRPAPAAGVPVPFRAWAQHLEVQARSPEVLAELPFWQAVLDPGSDSDDTGGPDGAGRRGPAPAAPAPAASWDRVPDPVRDTAGTTRTLTLDLPAEVAGPLLARVPAALRTGPTEVLLAGLALAAHRVGASGPGAAPGSLLVDLEGHGRADRTGRYDLAGTVGWFTTQYPVRFDLRGLDLAAADGGGDALAGLVGRVHDALAAVPDHGTGFGLLSRLNPGTAAVLATLPRPRILFNYLGRFAGADGSPWSPAPTTGGLRAGADPAMPVEHCLQIDAMAVDGSDGPSLTAVVAWPQALLDDAEAAALVEAWGAALRLLAGWTGPARALRLTPRDLPLVRLAQPDVDALAVRYPGLADVLPLSPLQEGLFFHAAFDTGAMDAYTGQIVLTLDGAVDADRMRAACALLLRRHTALRSAFTDRGLDRPVQVVVADAAAPWEAVDLGGLRTGEREAAWRRLLAADRERRFDLERPPLVRFTLVGLGAGRHRLVMTNHHILWDGWSSAVLLRELLTGYAGLAGPEPAAPVAEGVPYRSHLDWLARRDHAAAEAAWSGALAGLAEPTLLGAADPNRIDALPERLSVELSAELTARLATRARTAGITLNSVVQGVWAVLLGRVTGRADVVFGGTVSGRTADVAGIEEMVGLLINTLPVRFRVREDEALLAALARFQDEQADLMDHQHTGLAAIQRAAGLGTLFDTTVVVENYPLDLESMRELAGGPRLTGVEGSDATHYTANLVVLPGERLRLHLDHRTDALDARTARSLGDALERLLTAVADAPDTAVGELDLLSADQHRLLGAWNDTAAAVPDTTLVELFEQQVARTPGAPATVFRGERLSYAELDARAERLARALRVRGAGPERIVAVALHRSTEMVVALLAVLKSGAAYLPVDPSLPAERIAYLLSDAEPVLLLATGDVADALPAAAGLPRLDPGALHEADGVDDGPVPAPRPLPSHPAYVIYTSGSTGRPKAVVVEHAAIVNRLLWMQDRYRLGADDRVLQKTPFGFDVSVWEFFWPLLAGAVLVVAEPGGHKDPAYLTRVIREEEVTTVHFVPSMLAAFAEDPDAGRCRSLRRVVCSGEALPEELKNRFLDVLDVPLHNLYGPTEAAVDVTHWDCRREDAGPVPIGRPIWNTSLYVLDPRGRRVPVGVAGELFLAGAGLARGYLRRPALTAERFPLDPFGPPGSRMYRTGDLARFRADGSVEYLGRTDDQVKIHGFRIELGEIETALGRLPGAGRAAVVVREDVPGERRLVGYVVPEPGAVPDPEAMRAELARSLPEYMVPVLVVVDGLPVTANGKLDRRALPAPAAAPGGASGYEPPAGETEELVAMVWAAVLDAPRIGRHDDFFALGGHSLSATRVAARLRQSLGLDLPLHTLFEQRTVAALAAAVETALLAELDAVSQEFVELPEPAAPPSSCASADAVPSLVLQGETS, encoded by the coding sequence ATGGCCATTCACGACCGCGGGCCGCTGCCCCTGACCCCGCCGCAGAACGGCGTCTGGTTCGCGCAGCAGCTCGACCCCACGCGCCTCGACTACACCATCGGCGAGTACCTGGAGATCCGCGGGACGGTGGAGCCCGGCCTCCTCGCGGAGGCGGTCCGCCGGACGGTCGCGGAGACCGGGTCGCTCTGCGTGCGCTTCGCCGAGGAGGACGGCGTGGTGCGCCAGGTGCCCGCCGGCCCGCCGCCGTCGCGGATGGACACGGTCGACGTCACCGGCTGCCCCGACCCGGACGGCGAGTCCGAGCGGCTGATGCGCGCCGAGCTCGCCCGGCCGATGGACCTGGCGACGGGCGACATCGCCCGGCACCTGCTGGTGCGGACCGGGCCGCGGACCTACCGGTGGATGCAGGCCTACCACCACGTGGTCGCCGACGGGGTCACCGGTTCGATGCTGGCGCGCCGGACGGCGGAGGTCTACTCCGCGCTGGCGGCCGGCGCCCCGGTCCCGACCGCGGACCTCGCGCCGTGGGAGCGGATCGTGGCCGAGGAGGAGGAGTACGCGCGCTCCGGACGGCTCGCGGAGGACCGGGAGTTCTGGCGGGCGAAGCTGGCCGGCGCCCCCGGGCCGGCCTCCTTCACCGGCAGCGAGCCGGCCAGGCCCTCGGGCACGGCGGTGCGGGTGAGCGGGGAGCTGGACCCCGCCGACGCCCGCACCCTGCGCGAGGCCGCCCGCCGGTACGGGACCCGCTGGTCGGCGCTGGTGATGGCCGCGGCCGCGGCCCACCTGCACCGGGCCGGCGGCGGCGACGACGTCGTCCTCGGGCTGCCCGTCACCGGCCGCACCACGGCGGACGCCCGCCGGACGCGCGGCATGTTCTCCAAGGTCCTGCCGCTGCGCCTGACCGTGACCGACGGCATGCCGGTCGGCGAGCTGGTGCGGCGGACCTCGGCCGGCATCAAGGAGGCGCTGCGCCACCAGCGCTACCGGATCGAGGAGCTGCGGGGCGGTGCGGGCGCCGAGGGCGGCGCGTCCGGGGCCGCGGGTGCGGCTTCCGGTCCCGGACTGTGGGCGGCCTCCGTCAACCTCATGTCCTTCGACTACGAGCTGTCCTTCGCCGGCGCCCCCGCCTCCGCGCACAACCTCTCGGTGGGCCCGGTGGAGCACGTCTCGCTCAACGTCTACGACCGGGGCGGGGACAGCCCGCTGACCGTCCAGGCCGAGGGCGACGCGGCCGACACCGGCCGCGACGAACTCGACGCCCTGCGGGTGCGCTTCACCCGCTTCCTGGTCGCGCTCGCCGCCGCCGACGCCGACGCGACGGTCGGGTCGCTGCCCTTCCTGACCGACGGGGACCGGGCCCGCCTCGCCGTCTTCGGCGACGGCGGCGCCGCTCCCGTCCCGGCCTCCGACCGCCTCCCGCTGCACGCGCTCTTCGAGCGGGCCGCGGCCCGCACCCCCGACGCCGTCGCCGTGGTGTGCGCGGGCGAGGAGGTCTCCTACCGCCAACTGGACTCCTGGGCGCAGGACATCGCGGACCGGCTGGGACCGGACGTGCCGCCCGGCACCCCGGTCGGCGTCTGCGTGGAGCGCTCCCCCGCGATGGTCGCGGCGCTGCTCGGCGTCCTGAAGGCCGGCGGCTGCTACGTGCCGCTCGACCCCGCGCTGCCGCGGGAGCGGATCGCGTACGTCGTGGCCGACGCGGGCCTGCGCACGGTCGTCGCCCAGCCGGGCACCCGCGAGCGGCTCCCCGGGGAACTGCCGTCCGTGGTGCACGCGGGCGCCCGGTCCGCCGGCGGGCCGGGCGGACGGGGCGTGCGCGTGCCGGCGGACAGCGCCGCGTACCTGCTGTACACCTCGGGCAGCACGGGCGCCCCCAAGGGCGTGGCCGTGCCGCACGCCGCCGCCGCGGACTTCGTGCGCGGGCACCTCGCGCTGGCCGGCGTGGCGCCCGCGCCGGCGCCCGGTGCGGACGGCGACGCGGACCGCTCTCCCGAACGGTTCCTCGGCTTCGCCTCGCTCTCCTTCGACGTGTCCGTCCTGGACGTGTTCGGCGCGCTGCTGAGCGGGTCCGCCCTGGTGCTGGCCACGGACGCGGAGCGGGTCGACGTCGACCGGCTCCAGGCACTGCTGGCCGGGCACGCGGTGAGCGTCGCCGACCTGCCGCCCGCCCTCCTGCCGCTGCTCGACCCGGCCGCCCTGCCCGCCCTGCGCTTCCTCTCCACGGGCGGCGAGGCCCCCTCCGGCGACGCCGTGGACCGCTGGGCGGTGGACGGCCGCGAGGTCTGGAACGCGTACGGGCCGACCGAGGCCGCCGTCTCCGTCACGATGCACCGCGTCGCTCCGCCGTCGCACGGCCGGATCCCGCCGATCGGGCGGCCGATGGCCAACCACCGGGCCTACGTGGTGGACCGCGGGCTGCGGCTGCTGCCGCCCGGCGCCACCGGCGAACTGTGCGTGGCGGGCGAGGGGCTGGCCCACGGGTACGCGGGGCGGGCCGCCCTGACGGCGGACGCCTTCGTGCCCGACCCTTTCTCCGGTGTTCCGGGGGCGCGGATGTACCGGACGGGCGACCTCGTGCGCTGGTCACAGGGCGGGGAACTGGAGTTCCTGGGCCGCGTCGACCGGCAGGTGAAGATCAACGGGCATCGGATCGAGCTGGGCGAGATCGAGGCGGCCCTGGGCCGGCAGCCCTCGGTGGGCCAGGCCGCGGTCGTGGTCCACGAGGCCCCGGGCGGCACCCGGCGGCTGGTCGCCTTCGTCGCGCCCCCGTCCGGCGGCCCGGCGCCCGAAGGCGGGCCGCTGAAGGACGCGTTGGCGCTCACGCTGCCCCGCTACATGGTCCCGCACACCTTCGTCGCGCTGGACCGGCTGCCGCTCACCGCGAGCGGCAAGGTGGACCGGGCCCGGCTGGACGTGCCGGAGCCCGCGGTCCGCGCGGACCGTCCGCGGCGCGCGTACACGGCCGTGGAGACGGAACTCGCCGCACTGTTCTCCGAGGCGCTCGGACTCACCGCCGCCCCGGACGACAACTTCTTCGAGCTCGGCGGCGACAGCATCACCGCGCTCGGCCTGACCAGCCGGGCCCGCGCCCACGGCTTCTCCTTCACCCTGCGCGACGTGTTCGCGCACAAGACCGCGGCCGCCCTCGCCGCGGCCGTGGGCGGACCGCGCCGCGGGGCGGACGCCGCGGACACCGGTCCGGCCGTCGAGGACCACGGCACCTTCCCGGCCACGCCCGTCATGCGCTGGCTGCTGGACGGGCCGGGGCCCGTGGGCCGGTTCAGCCAGTCCATGGTGCTGACGCTGCCCGAGGGCGCGGACGACGGCGCCCTGGTACGGGTCCTGCGGAGCGTCGTCGACCGGCACGCCGCGCTGCGGCTCACCGTGGCCGCCGGGCCCGAGGGCCCGCTGTGCACGTTCGGCGCGCCCGGATCGGTGGACGTGTCGCGCCTGTACGGGACGGCCGTGGTGGCCGCCGCGGGCGACCCGGGCCACGCGGCCGACGTGGACCGCGCGGTGCGCCGGGCGGAGGCCGCGCTCGACCCTTCGGCCGGGGTGGTGCTGCGGGCGGTGCGCCTGCGGACCGGCGACGGCCCGGGCCTGCTGCTGCTCTGCGTGCACCACCTGGCGGTCGACGGGGTGTCCTGGCGCGTCCTCACCGCCGACCTCGCCGCCGCGTGGGACGCCCTCGCGGCGGGCCGCCCGGCCCCGGCGGCCGGTGTGCCGGTCCCGTTCCGTGCCTGGGCGCAGCACCTGGAGGTCCAGGCCCGATCCCCCGAGGTGCTCGCCGAACTCCCCTTCTGGCAGGCGGTGCTGGACCCCGGCTCCGACTCCGACGACACGGGCGGCCCCGACGGCGCCGGGCGTCGCGGTCCTGCCCCGGCCGCCCCGGCCCCCGCCGCGTCCTGGGACCGGGTGCCCGATCCCGTCCGGGACACCGCGGGCACCACCCGCACCCTGACGCTCGATCTCCCGGCCGAGGTCGCGGGACCGCTGCTGGCCCGGGTGCCCGCCGCCCTGCGCACCGGGCCGACCGAGGTGCTCCTCGCCGGCCTGGCCCTGGCCGCGCACCGGGTGGGCGCGAGCGGCCCCGGCGCCGCGCCCGGGTCGCTGCTGGTCGACCTGGAGGGCCACGGCCGCGCCGACCGCACCGGCCGGTACGACCTCGCGGGCACCGTCGGCTGGTTCACGACCCAGTACCCGGTCCGCTTCGACCTGCGCGGGCTCGACCTCGCGGCGGCGGACGGCGGCGGTGACGCGCTGGCCGGGCTGGTCGGCCGGGTCCACGACGCGCTGGCCGCCGTGCCCGACCACGGCACCGGCTTCGGCCTGCTGAGCCGGCTCAACCCCGGGACCGCCGCCGTCCTGGCCACGCTGCCGCGGCCCCGTATCCTGTTCAACTACCTCGGCCGCTTCGCCGGGGCCGACGGATCGCCGTGGAGCCCGGCCCCCACAACGGGCGGGCTGCGCGCCGGCGCCGACCCTGCGATGCCCGTGGAGCACTGCCTCCAGATCGACGCGATGGCCGTGGACGGCTCCGACGGCCCCTCCCTCACCGCCGTCGTGGCCTGGCCGCAGGCGCTGCTGGACGACGCGGAGGCGGCCGCCCTGGTCGAGGCGTGGGGCGCGGCGCTGCGGCTGCTGGCCGGATGGACGGGGCCCGCGCGGGCGCTCCGGCTCACCCCCCGCGACCTGCCGCTGGTCCGGCTCGCGCAGCCGGACGTGGACGCCCTGGCGGTCCGCTACCCCGGTCTCGCCGACGTCCTGCCGCTCTCCCCGCTCCAGGAGGGGCTGTTCTTCCACGCCGCCTTCGACACCGGCGCGATGGACGCCTACACCGGCCAGATCGTGCTGACCCTGGACGGCGCCGTGGACGCCGACCGGATGCGCGCCGCGTGCGCCCTGCTGCTGCGGCGCCACACCGCCCTGCGCTCCGCCTTCACCGACCGCGGCCTCGACCGGCCGGTGCAGGTGGTCGTCGCGGACGCCGCCGCGCCGTGGGAGGCCGTGGACCTGGGCGGGCTGCGGACCGGGGAGCGGGAGGCCGCGTGGCGGCGGCTCCTCGCGGCCGACCGCGAGCGCCGCTTCGACCTGGAGCGGCCGCCGCTGGTCCGCTTCACCCTGGTCGGTCTCGGCGCCGGCCGGCACCGGCTGGTGATGACCAACCACCACATCCTGTGGGACGGCTGGTCCTCGGCCGTCCTGCTGCGGGAGCTGCTCACCGGCTACGCCGGCCTCGCCGGCCCCGAGCCCGCGGCTCCGGTCGCGGAAGGGGTCCCGTACCGCTCCCACCTGGACTGGCTGGCCCGCCGGGACCACGCCGCCGCCGAAGCGGCGTGGAGCGGCGCGCTCGCCGGGCTGGCGGAGCCGACCCTGTTGGGCGCGGCCGACCCGAACCGGATCGACGCGCTGCCCGAACGGCTCTCCGTGGAGCTGTCGGCGGAGCTGACCGCCCGGCTCGCGACCCGGGCCCGTACGGCCGGCATCACCCTCAACAGCGTGGTCCAGGGCGTCTGGGCGGTGCTGCTCGGCCGGGTGACCGGGCGCGCGGACGTGGTGTTCGGCGGGACCGTCTCCGGGCGGACCGCCGACGTCGCCGGCATCGAGGAGATGGTGGGGCTGCTCATCAACACGCTTCCGGTGCGCTTCCGCGTCCGCGAGGACGAAGCGCTGCTGGCCGCGCTCGCCCGCTTCCAGGACGAGCAGGCCGACCTGATGGACCACCAGCACACCGGGCTGGCCGCGATCCAGCGGGCGGCCGGTCTGGGCACGCTCTTCGACACCACGGTCGTCGTCGAGAACTATCCGCTGGACCTGGAGTCCATGCGGGAGCTGGCCGGCGGTCCGCGGCTGACCGGCGTGGAGGGCTCGGACGCCACCCACTACACCGCCAACCTCGTCGTGCTGCCCGGGGAGCGGCTGCGGCTCCACCTGGACCACCGCACCGATGCCCTCGACGCGCGGACGGCGCGCAGCCTCGGCGACGCGCTGGAGCGGCTGCTGACGGCCGTGGCCGACGCCCCGGACACGGCCGTCGGCGAGCTGGACCTGCTCTCCGCCGACCAGCACCGGCTGCTCGGCGCGTGGAACGACACGGCCGCGGCGGTGCCCGACACCACGCTGGTGGAGCTTTTCGAGCAGCAGGTCGCGCGGACGCCGGGCGCGCCCGCCACGGTCTTCCGCGGCGAGCGGCTCTCGTACGCCGAACTCGACGCCCGCGCCGAGCGGCTGGCCCGGGCGCTGCGGGTGCGCGGCGCCGGTCCGGAGCGGATCGTGGCGGTCGCACTGCACCGGTCTACCGAGATGGTGGTGGCGCTGCTGGCCGTGCTGAAGTCGGGCGCCGCCTACCTGCCGGTGGACCCCTCGCTGCCGGCGGAGCGGATCGCGTACCTGCTGTCCGACGCGGAGCCCGTGCTGCTGCTCGCCACCGGCGACGTCGCGGACGCGCTGCCGGCCGCGGCGGGGCTGCCCCGCCTCGACCCGGGCGCGCTCCACGAGGCGGACGGGGTGGACGACGGGCCCGTCCCCGCTCCGCGGCCGCTGCCCTCGCACCCCGCGTACGTGATCTACACCTCGGGGTCCACGGGGCGGCCCAAGGCCGTCGTGGTGGAGCACGCGGCCATCGTCAACCGGCTGCTGTGGATGCAGGACCGCTACCGGCTGGGCGCCGACGACCGGGTGCTGCAGAAGACGCCGTTCGGCTTCGACGTGTCGGTGTGGGAGTTCTTCTGGCCGCTGCTGGCCGGTGCGGTGCTGGTGGTCGCCGAGCCCGGCGGCCACAAGGACCCCGCCTACCTCACCCGGGTGATCCGGGAGGAGGAGGTGACCACCGTGCACTTCGTGCCGTCGATGCTCGCGGCGTTCGCGGAGGACCCGGACGCGGGCCGCTGCCGGTCGCTGCGCCGGGTCGTGTGCAGCGGCGAGGCGCTGCCGGAGGAGCTGAAGAACCGGTTCCTCGACGTGCTCGACGTCCCGCTGCACAACCTGTACGGGCCCACGGAGGCGGCCGTCGACGTCACCCACTGGGACTGCCGCCGCGAGGACGCCGGCCCGGTGCCGATCGGCCGTCCGATCTGGAACACCTCGCTGTACGTGCTCGACCCCCGGGGGCGCCGCGTCCCCGTGGGCGTGGCGGGCGAGCTGTTCCTGGCGGGCGCCGGCCTGGCCCGCGGCTACCTGCGCCGCCCCGCGCTGACCGCGGAGCGGTTCCCGCTGGACCCGTTCGGGCCGCCGGGCTCGCGCATGTACCGCACGGGCGACCTGGCCCGGTTCCGGGCCGACGGCTCGGTGGAGTACCTGGGCCGCACCGACGACCAGGTCAAGATCCACGGCTTCCGCATCGAGCTCGGCGAGATCGAGACGGCGCTCGGCCGGCTGCCGGGCGCCGGACGGGCCGCGGTCGTCGTCCGCGAGGACGTGCCGGGCGAGCGCAGGCTCGTCGGGTACGTCGTCCCGGAGCCCGGCGCCGTGCCGGACCCGGAGGCGATGCGGGCCGAACTGGCCCGCTCGCTCCCGGAGTACATGGTGCCGGTGCTCGTGGTCGTGGACGGGCTGCCCGTGACGGCCAACGGCAAGCTCGACCGCAGGGCCCTGCCGGCTCCCGCGGCGGCCCCCGGTGGCGCGAGCGGGTACGAACCGCCCGCCGGGGAGACCGAGGAGCTGGTGGCCATGGTCTGGGCGGCCGTCCTGGACGCGCCGCGGATCGGCCGGCACGACGACTTCTTCGCCCTGGGCGGCCACTCGCTGAGCGCCACCCGGGTCGCGGCCCGGCTCCGGCAGTCCCTCGGCCTGGACCTGCCCCTGCACACCCTCTTCGAACAGCGCACCGTCGCCGCGCTCGCGGCGGCCGTCGAGACGGCGCTCCTGGCCGAACTCGACGCGGTGTCGCAGGAGTTCGTCGAACTCCCCGAGCCCGCCGCACCCCCCTCGTCCTGCGCGTCCGCCGACGCCGTTCCTTCACTCGTACTTCAGGGAGAGACCTCGTGA